One genomic segment of Bombina bombina isolate aBomBom1 chromosome 4, aBomBom1.pri, whole genome shotgun sequence includes these proteins:
- the LOC128655437 gene encoding transmembrane epididymal protein 1A-like encodes MGTFIGHISPGLAFFSFGLLYSIRYSWMVLNGDREQYRSRTKPARNFLCSLPVEGVMKMFYGLMAVLAEFFFPPGVQKLHFFQPGDPEFHFVNPNEWQHATMYGYFCLSGALDIVSQSCLHQRCPLLEHMSVTAAFFVTTLLLKFHAHGKEAIEVQVHSLLLLTCALTCAIFIVEIWWPNQRKLWFAKAWLVLIQGSWLFHAAFILYRPSTGHKWDSGSPVDLMFLTTFYCWHLALNAGLMGALFWATSLAYRRWGIHSNTGYRLAGKDAELEKLTGEADEGF; translated from the coding sequence ATGGGCACATTTATTGGTCACATCTCCCCTGGTCTGGCATTCTTTTCATTTGGACTCCTGTATTCTATTCGCTATTCCTGGATGGTACTTAATGGAGACCGGGAGCAGTACCGTTCAAGGACCAAGCCAGCTCGTAACTTCCTCTGTTCATTGCCTGTAGAGGGAGTGATGAAGATGTTCTATGGTTTGATGGCTGTTCTGGCTGAGTTTTTCTTCCCTCCTGGTGTTCAGAAACTTCACTTTTTTCAACCAGGGGACCCAGAGTTTCATTTTGTGAACCCAAATGAGTGGCAGCATGCCACTATGTATGGATACTTTTGTCTGAGTGGAGCCCTTGATATTGTAAGTCAGTCCTGTCTGCATCAACGATGCCCACTTCTTGAACACATGTCAGTCACTGCTGCTTTCTTTGTTACCACTCTCCTACTCAAGTTTCATGCTCATGGGAAAGAAGCTATAGAAGTGCAGGTCCATTCTCTTCTTCTCTTAACATGTGCCCTAACCTGTGCCATCTTCATTGTGGAGATCTGGTGGCCCAACCAACGTAAACTGTGGTTTGCCAAGGCCTGGCTAGTGCTAATTCAGGGATCATGGCTGTTTCATGCTGCCTTTATCTTGTACAGACCATCAACTGGCCATAAATGGGATAGCGGAAGCCCAGTGGATCTCATGTTCCTCACCACTTTCTATTGCTGGCATCTTGCTCTGAATGCTGGACTAATGGGTGCATTGTTTTGGGCCACCTCTCTTGCTTATCGGCGCTGGGGAATTCATTCAAACACTGGCTACCGGCTAGCTGGGAAAGATGCAGAGTTAGAGAAGCTTACTGGAGAAGCTGATGAAGGTTTTTAA